One window of the Papaver somniferum cultivar HN1 unplaced genomic scaffold, ASM357369v1 unplaced-scaffold_115, whole genome shotgun sequence genome contains the following:
- the LOC113329058 gene encoding cation/H(+) antiporter 15-like has translation MIGLTVPVGSPIAEAVQKKLECFDTFVLLPPSYIIAGYRVQPFKVIWESFVVVEIMMLLAYSAKIIVVISASLYFRMPIEDSLCLALLLNCDGIFYMLYLMAMVEAELMSQQTYTIMIFTNLLITMVTTPIVKHLYHPSRRYAGYKRQTILNSAVNSELRILACVYNQENVPSILNFLEATNPITKESFVCIYVLHLVELVGRATSLLIEHRKKKNNLHEPTAVILQIKL, from the exons ATGATTGGGCTAACGGTACCTGTTGGGTCACCTATAGCAGAAGCTGTTCAGAAAAAGCTCGAGTGCTTCGACACCTTTGTGCTCTTGCCGCCATCTTACATAATAGCAGGTTATCGCGTACAGCCATTCAAAGTCATTTGGGAAAGTTTTGTAGTTGTGGAGATAATGATGTTGCTTGCTTACTCTGCAAAGATTATTGTAGTAATATCGGCTTCCCTCTACTTTCGGATGCCTATAGAGGATTCCTTGTGTCTCGCTCTCCTTTTAAACTGCGACGGGATATTCTACATGTTGTATTTAATGGCCATGGTTGAAGCAGAG TTGATGAGTCAACAAACTTACACAATAATGATCTTCACAAATCTATTGATAACAATGGTAACTACGCCGATAGTGAAACATCTATATCATCCTTCGAGGAGGTACGCGGGCTACAAGAGACAAACCATCCTAAATTCTGCTGTCAACAGTGAGCTGCGCATACTGGCTTGTGTTTACAATCAAGAAAACGTCCCCAGCATCCTCAATTTCCTTGAAGCCACTAATCCAATTACCAAAGAAAGCTTTGTATGTATATATGTTTTGCACCTCGTTGAGCTAGTTGGTCGTGCAACTTCCCTCCTCATTgaacacagaaaaaaaaaaaacaatttacaCGAGCCAACAGCCGTAATTCTTCAGATAAAATTATAA
- the LOC113329120 gene encoding uncharacterized protein LOC113329120 translates to MEYSNVSLIVFLVLISSRKDNLYTEKKQVYGKENRRFGTGKTTKNSKQKANQNYYDRSLNIDNGFQNERCPPKTVPIRRIKKEDLINARKLLQNRIPIDPSAYTLSLMDIRADNQKQTGCFNVLCSGFVQVDNDVSLGAVLEPLSVYGKDAWALHVKVYRDPQTGNWWLITTRTIGYWPKRNFTHLTNNASVLRYGGVAGAKPQTPSPPMGNGYLPQLEDYLETAFMRKMKYIDEKGQSVNLNPYGVPIKHDATLDCYNILFAGNIGGDWEITTAFGGPGGMCP, encoded by the exons ATGGAGTATTCAAATGTTAGTCTTATTGTGTTCTTGGTCCTAATCTCATCACGGAAAGACAATTTGTATACGGAGAAGAAGCAAGTGTATGGAAAAGAGAACAGAAGATTTGGAACTGGAAAAACAACTAAAAATTCTAAACAAAAAGCCAATCAAAACTATTATGATAG GAGCTTAAATATTGATAACGGGTTTCAAAATGAAAGATGTCCACCAAAAACGGTACCTATCCGCAGGATAAAAAAGGAAGATTTAATTAATGCTCGAAAGCTTTTGCAAAATAGGATTCCAATCGATCCAAGCGCTTACACTCTCTCGCTTATGGACATCCGT GCAGACAATCAGAAACAAACAGGTTGCTTCAACGTGCTTTGTTCTGGGTTTGTTCAAGTTGACAATGATGTATCTCTTGGTGCAGTTTTAGAACCATTATCAGTCTATGGAAAAGATGCATGGGCGCTGCATGTCAAAGTATACCGT GACCCACAGACTGGTAACTGGTGGTTGATTACTACCAGAACTATAGGATATTGGCCAAAAAGAAATTTTACACATTTAACAAACAATGCTTCAGTTTTACGATATGGAGGGGTTGCAGGGGCTAAACCTCAAACACCATCTCCGCCGATGGGAAATGGGTATTTACCTCAACTTGAAGATTATTTGGAAACGGCATTTATGAGGAAAATGAAGTACATTGATGAAAAAGGCCAATCTGTTAACCTAAACCCCTATGGAGTACCAATCAAGCATGATGCGACGTTAGATTGCTACAACATTTTGTTTGCTGGTAATATAGGAGGGGATTGGGAGATAACGACGGCGTTTGGAGGACCTGGTGGTATGTGTCCTTAA